In Eschrichtius robustus isolate mEscRob2 chromosome 2, mEscRob2.pri, whole genome shotgun sequence, a single window of DNA contains:
- the DCANP1 gene encoding LOW QUALITY PROTEIN: dendritic cell nuclear protein 1 (The sequence of the model RefSeq protein was modified relative to this genomic sequence to represent the inferred CDS: inserted 4 bases in 3 codons; deleted 2 bases in 1 codon; substituted 1 base at 1 genomic stop codon): MNHQGPKCSPNYALGSSSPLHAELRSHCLETKPEHQRLKRGSAGGSPESPGCSSPAPPGNLCHRPRDGLCSTWEEGRPETGQKGAKKHPACCFRLYXVHEVPSGNSLPASYTFPKQQSSTPCKAPFFLGRKPFKSPDPNTHPPXFSPSSXNYQTGFRRWSMNLIPLSFXCSDRLSRAVSPSQQCPLHSLSSHTQGSLCG; the protein is encoded by the exons ATGAACCACCAGGG ACCGAAGTGCTCCCCAAACTATGCATTAGGGAGCAGCAGCCCTTTGCATGCAGAACTGAGAAGCCACTGCCTGGAGACTAAACCTGAACATCAAAGGCTGAAGAGAGGAAGC GCTGGTGGCTCCCCAGAGTCCCCAGGGTGCAGCTcccctgctccaccagggaacCTCTGCCATAGACCGAGA GATGGACTGTGCAGCACATGGGAGGAGGGCAGACCAGAGACAGGGCAGAAGGGAGCTAAGAAACACCCAGCTTGTTGTTTCAGACTCT CTGTTCATGAAGTCCCCTCCGGAAACTCACTGCCTGCCTCATACACGTTTCCTAAACAGCAAAGCTCCACTCCATGCAAGGCTCCATTTTTCTTGGGTAGAAAACCATTTAAATCACCAGACCCCAACACCCACCCCCC ATTCTCGCCCAGCAGTTAGAATTATCAGACTGGTTTCAGGCGCTGGTCCATGAACTTGATACCCCTTTCCT GCTGCTCGGACAGACTGAGCAGGGCGGTGAGTCCCTCTCAGCAATGTCCTCTGCATTCCCTCAGCTCCCATACGCAGGGCAGCCTATGTGGCTGA
- the TIFAB gene encoding TRAF-interacting protein with FHA domain-containing protein B, with protein sequence MERPLTVLRVSLHHPTPGPATFANVPPQLEHDTSPLLVGRGLDAHLRLQLPRLSRQHLSLEPYLEKGSARLAFNLKALSRKGCVWVNGLTLRFLEQVPLSTVNRVAFSGMQMVVHIEGGTSLEAFVCCFQLSPSPLIYRLQAEETDEWEIIPQEQPPSGSGQQARGHLGLLDSPSQPSPGGAPEIQLQREPPDSAPCESRRPPRSKP encoded by the coding sequence ATGGAGAGGCCCCTCACGGTCCTGCGGGTGAGCCTGCACCACCCCACGCCAGGTCCTGCCACCTTCGCCAATGTCCCTCCGCAGCTAGAGCACGACACCAGCCCACTGCTGGTGGGCCGGGGCCTGGATGCCCACCTCCGGCTGCAGCTCCCTCGCCTCTCCCGCCAGCACTTGTCACTGGAACCCTACCTGGAGAAGGGCAGTGCCCGGCTGGCCTTCAACTTGAAGGCTCTGAGCCGCAAGGGCTGCGTGTGGGTCAACGGGCTGACGCTGAGGTTCCTGGAGCAGGTGCCCCTGAGCACCGTCAACAGGGTCGCCTTCTCTGGCATGCAGATGGTGGTCCACATCGAGGGAGGCACCTCCCTGGAGGCCTTTGTCTGCTGCTTCCAGCTCAGCCCCTCGCCCCTGATTTACAGGCTCCAGGCTGAGGAGACCGACGAATGGGAAATCATCCCCCAGGAGCAGCCTCCCTCAGGTTCAGGGCAGCAGGCTCGGGGTCACCTGGGGCTTCTCGACAGCccttcccagcccagccctggaggAGCACCAGAAATACAGCTCCAGAGGGAGCCCCCAGACAGTGCGCCCTGCGAGTCCCGCCGGCCACCCCGGAGCAAGCCTTAG